From a single Apium graveolens cultivar Ventura chromosome 2, ASM990537v1, whole genome shotgun sequence genomic region:
- the LOC141705957 gene encoding uncharacterized protein LOC141705957 codes for MNQQQQCNIYGGTHMAATTSRVSQTPPVLSKRKHQDITDNEAEEVIALSVEDLLAEKKFSCEFCNKKFNREQNLQLHKRAHNLPFSLKNGKNEDGKRKVYLCPETTCASHNRCNALGDFTSLKKHYKRKHSEKTLSCPKCYKMYAVQADLRAHLKTCGTKEYKCECGGAFSRRDSYIAHRTLCGALVQHLFSQDNDFPATNISQGNLFGPNIIDNFCSLPTNMAAVSAGITTSDNLYPSLYNNILAPPYSTLQSSSQSSIHSERRNIITVTNPGNNSNAQGTEFITDNSSEVNVLYDRLFAVSSAHSTALPQEAPQQGYSLANPGYSASFTGSLNNSTGTIASSLDTDYSHIYPDFRSAASGNSHFSVFQSNISSNVSQNGCPSEISGVGQFNQEQLRGSNNGVGGQSNFPGFQNMWMDGSGSY; via the exons ATGAATCAACAACAGCAGTGTAATATTTATGGAGGTACACACATGGCTGCTACTACTTCAAGAGTATCTCAAACTCCTCCTGTCCTGAGCAAACGGAAGCACCAAGACATTACAG ATAATGAGGCGGAAGAAGTGATAGCACTATCAGTAGAGGATCTACTTGCTGAAAAAAAATTCTCTTGTGAGTTTTGCAACAAGAAATTTAACAGAGAACAGAATCTGCAACTTCACAAACGGGCACACAATTTACCATTTTCCCTTAAGAATGGCAAAAATGAAGATGGGAAGCGAAAGGTATATTTGTGTCCCGAAACAACTTGTGCTAGTCATAATCGATGTAATGCATTGGGAGATTTTACCAGCCTGAAAAAACATTATAAAAGAAAACATAGTGAAAAAACATTGAGCTGCCCCAAATGTTACAAGATGTATGCAGTTCAAGCTGATCTCAGAGCTCACTTGAAGACATGTGGCACCAAAGAGTACAAGTGTGAGTGTGGTGGTGCTTTCTCAAG GCGTGACAGTTATATAGCACACCGGACACTGTGTGGTGCACTAGTCCAGCATCTATTTTCCCAGGATAACGATTTTCCAGCCACTAATATAAGTCAGGGAAATTTATTTGGACCAAATATAATTGATAATTTTTGCTCACTTCCCACCAACATGGCTGCTGTCAGTGCCGGTATTACTACCAGTGACAATCTATATCCTTCATTATATAACAACATCCTGGCTCCTCCCTACTCGACTTTACAGTCTTCATCACAATCTTCAATTCACTCTGAACGGAGGAATATTATCACTGTAACCAATCCAGGCAATAACAGCAATGCTCAAGGCACTGAATTTATTACTGACAATAGTTCTGAAGTTAATGTGTTGTATGACCGACTCTTTGCTGTTTCAAGTGCTCATTCTACTGCATTGCCACAAGAAGCTCCACAACAAGGCTATAGTCTGGCTAATCCAGGATACTCTGCTTCTTTCACAGGAAGTTTGAATAACTCAACAGGTACAATAGCTTCTAGTCTTGACACAGATTATTCTCATATCTACCCTGATTTCAGAAGTGCAGCTAGTGGCAATTCTCATTTTTCAGTGTTCCAAAGTAATATTAGTAGCAATGTCTCGCAAAATGGTTGTCCATCAGAGATTTCAGGCGTTGGTCAATTCAATCAGGAGCAGTTGCGTGGAAGCAACAATGGAGTGGGTGGCCAATCTAATTTCCCAGGTTTTCAAAATATGTGGATGGATGGAAGCGGAAGTTATTAG